The sequence TCGGTGGAACAATGATAAAATATGGTTTAGTTTCTTTTGATGGAAAAATTTTATCAACTGATAAAATAAAAACTGAAGCTAGTAAAGGTTTAAATAATATTTTAAATAAAATAGATAATATTTTTAAAAGATATAAAGAGAATAATCCAGTTGGGATAGCTGTATCTGGGACAGGTCAGATAAATGGTATGATAGGAAAAGTGATAGGGGGAAATCCTATTATACCAAACTGGATAGGCACAAATCTTGTTAAAATATTAGAAGAAAAATATAATTTACCCATTGTTTTAGAAAATGATGTGAACTGTGTTGCTCTTGGAGAAAAATGGGTAGGAGCAGGAAAAGATTTAAGTAATTTTATCTGTCTTACAATAGGAACAGGTATAGGTGGAGGAATTCTCTTAAATAATCAGCTTTTTAGAGGAGAAAATTTTGTAGCAGGAGAATTCGGACATATATTAATAAAAAAAGGTGAATTTGAACAGTTTGCTTCTACAACAGCACTAATTAGACTAGTAAAAGAAAGAACTGGAAAAACATTAAATGGAAAAGAAATTTTTGATTTAGAAAAAAAAGAAATACTGGAATATCAAGAAATTATTTCTGAGTGGATTGAAAATTTAACTGATGGACTTTCAAGTATAATTTATTGTTTTAATCCAGCAAATATAATACTAGGAGGAGGAGTTATAGAACAAGGAGAACCTCTTATAAATAGAATAAAAAACAGTTTATTTAAAAAGATAGGTCCTCAATTTAAAGAAAAGTTGAATATAACACAAGCAAAATTAGGGAATAATGCTGGAATGATAGGAGCAAGCTATTTACTTTTAGAGAAAATTAATAAAAGATAAAAATGGAGGAAATAAGGAAATATGAAAGGGATATATTCAGCATTGATGGTTCCATACAATGAAGATGGAAGTATTAATGAAAAAGGATTAAGAGAAATTATAAGATATAACATTGATAAAATGAAAGTTGATGGATTATATGTAGGTGGAAGTACTGGGGAAAACTTTATGATTTCTACTGAGGAAAAGAAAAGAGTTTTTGAAATTGCAATAGATGAGGCAAAAGATTCTGTAAATCTTATTGCTCAAGTAGGAAGTATAAACTTAAATGAGGCTGTGGAATTAGGAAAATATGTAACAAAATTAGGTTATAAATGTCTATCTGCTGTGACTCCTTTCTATTATAAATTTGATTTTTCTGAAATAAAAGACTACTATGAAACTATAGTTAGAGAAACAGGAAATTATATGATAATATATTCTATTCCATTTTTAACTGGAGTTAATATGTCTCTTTCTCAATTTGGTGAATTATTTGAAAATGAAAAAATCATAGGAGTAAAATTCACTGCTGGTGATTTTTATCTTTTAGAAAGAGTTAGAAAAGCTTTCCCAGATAAATTAATCTTTGCTGGTTTTGATGAAATGCTATTACCAGCTACTGTTCTTGGTGTAGATGGTGCAATAGGAAGTACCTATAATATAAATGGAATAAGAGCTAAACAAATATTTGAATTAGCAAAAAATTCTAAAATAGATGAAGCTTTAAAAATTCAACATACAACTAATGATTTGATAGAAGGAATTTTATCCAATGGTCTATATCAAACAATAAAAGAAATATTAAAACTTGAAGGTGTTGATGCTGGTTATTGTAGAAAACCTATGAAAAAAATCAGTCAAAAACAAATTGAATTTGCAAAAGAACTTCATAAAAAATTTTTAAAAAATTAATTAGAGAGGAAAAAATGAATAAAATTTTAGAAAGTATAAGAGGAAAATTAATAGTTTCTTGTCAGGCTTTAGAAGATGAACCTCTACATAGTTCTTTTATAATGGGAAGAATGGCATATGCAGCTTATTCAGGTGGAGCTGCTGGTATTCGTGCAAACACTGTTGAAGATATTAAAGAAATCAAAAAAAATGTATCTCTTCCAATAATTGGAATTATAAAAAAAGTTTATAACAATTCTGATGTATATATTACTCCAACAATAAAAGAAGTTGAAGATTTAATAAATGAAGGTGTACAAATAATAGCTATTGATGCAACAAAAAGAGAAAGACCTGATAGAAAAGATTTAAAAAATTTTATAGCTGAAATTAAAGAAAAATACCCTAATCAACTTTTTATGGCAGATATATCATCAGTTGATGAGGCTCTATATGCTGAAAAAATTGGATTTGATATAGTTGGAACAACTCTTGTTGGTTATACTGATTATACAAAAAACTATAAAGCATTGGAAGAACTTAAAAAAGTTGTTAAGGTTGTAAAAATTCCAGTGATAGCTGAGGGAAATATTGATACTCCTTTAAAAGCTAAAAAAGCTCTTGAAATAGGTGCTTTTGCAGTTGTAGTTGGTGGAGCAATAACTAGACCTCAACAAATAACTAAAAAGTTTGTAGATGAAATGAAGTAGGTTTTTAAGGTAATAAGTGATCTATTTTATAGAATGAAGAAATTATAGGTAATTATACTTAGGGGCTGTTGCAAATTAAACTATATCACACTCTAAATTTTACTTCATTTATAAGTTTGCAACAGCCCCTAAAATTTTATAATAAAAAGAGAAAAAAATGAGAAAAGATTATTTTACTAGGTTTTTTTATATCATTCTTATGGGATTTGGATTTCCTATTATGAGATTTATGAGTATTCATTTTGAGACAGTAAATAATAATGCAGTGAGGTTTTTATCTGGTGGTTTTTTATTTATTTTAATATGTATTTTTAAATTTCGTGAAGAACTTAAAAAAATTTTATTAGAATCCAAAATTATTTTAAAGTTATTATTACTTGGAATTTTTATGAGTGGAAATATGTATTTTTTCATCAATGGAAATAAAGTGGGAGAAAGTTTGAATTTTTTAAAAGGAACTTTATTTTTAGGAACAGCCATTTTTATCCAATCTATTCAAAATTTACTAGTAAAAAATGTTGCTAAAAAATTACATACTATTGTTATTAGTGCTTCAACAGCTACTTTATCAGGAATCATATATTTAATATTGTCTATACACACTGGAAAAATCATTCAATTAAAAGAAGTTGGAGAAGGAATGCTAATAGGATTAAGTTTAGCAGGTATTTATGGAATGCTTACAGGAATGTTAATGGCATTTTATATAGTTCAAAAACAAGGAGTAGTAATTTTTAATATAATTCAATTATTAATACCTGTTTCAACTGCTATTGTAGGATATTTTACATTAGGTGAAACAATTAATTTTTATCAAGGAATTGGAGCTATTATAGCTATTTTTGGTTGTATTATTGCTTTAAAAATATAGCCTCCTACGATATTTAATATTATCATAGAAGACTATATTTTTTAATATTCTCAATCTTTACTAATTAGTTTTTCTTTTCTTTTCTAATATTTTCAAAGCCTCTTTATCAGCTTTTTCTTTTGCCTCTGCTGCCTCTTTCATAGCTTTTTCTTGGGCTTTTGTATCTTCTTCTGGTGCCATCATTGGTGTTTCTTCGCCCATTGTTGGTGTTTGCATTTCAACTTCCATTTTAGCTCTTTCCTTATCCTGTTCCTTATAATACTCTCTTCTTTTTTCTAATGCCTTAAAAGCCTCATTTTCTCCTGCTGTACCTTCATTTGTTGCATTTGCATTTGTACAAGCTACCATAGCCATAGAAGCTACTAAAATAAACATTGCAAAAATTCCTTTTTTCATAATTTGTTTCTCCTTTCTCTGTAAATAATTTTTATGATTTTAATTTATTGCTTGTAAATATTTAATTCCACTTTCATAATCTGGATTTAATTTTTCTAAAAACTTTACATAAGATAGTAAAGAAGTATAGAAATAATTAATTTTTTGACTGTAAAATTCTTCTGGAATAAAATGTTTTATCTTATCTTGTAACTTTTTCCAGTTAGATAGATAAGATTTAATTAAAACTACATCTTCATCAGTTATATCTTCATTTTCATTTTCTTTCAAAACTAACATTCTTTCCTTAGTTTCTTTAAATACAGAAGAATTATATTGTTTTAATTCTAAGAAATCATCTTTTATATCTTGGGCAATATCTCTCCCAAAATCTTGCATAAATTCATGGACTAAACTAAGTCTTACATATTTATTATTTCCTCTAAAAAAGCTTATTAGCCTATTTTTATCTTGAAATAATTTTTCTGATAAGTAAGAAAGATAGTCTTTACTTACATATATTTTATCAAGACTTACAACATTTCCAAATCTTCCTACTAATTTATTGATACTATAAAATAAATGTACCTTTCCTGATTTATAACGAAGATTATAAATTTTATCCAATATTTCTAAATTTTTTCTCATCCTTTTTAAACCTTTCTAAATTATTATATATGTAAAAATATTACTGATAATTGAAAATATATAATAAGTGCTGCTGTATCAACTATTGTTGTAATAAGAGGACTTGCCATAATAGCAGGGTCAATTTTCAAAGATTTTGCTATAAGTGGCAAAACTCCTCCTATAACCTTTGCCATTATTATAGTCAAAAACATACTTATTGCTACAACTAGTGATGTTTCAAAACCAGACTTTGTAAAATAATAAATTCTTAAAAAATTTATTCCTGATAATATAAATCCAACTAAAACACTTACTCTAAGTTCTTTCCAAATAACTTTGAATATATCTGAAAATTCAATTTCTTCTAGAGCTATTCCACGAATAACAAGAGTCGCTGATTGAGAACCTGCATTTCCTCCCGTATCCATAAGCATAGGTATGAAAACAGCAAGATAAACTGCTGATTGTAATACCTCTTCATATTTTTTTATAACTAATCCTGTAAATGTTGCAGAGATCATAAGAACTAATAACCAAATTATTCTATGCTTTGCAAGGGATATTACAGATTCTTTTAAATATTCTTCATCAGATGGATTCATAGCAGCCATCTTTTGTATATCTTCTGTATTTTCTTGGTCAATTACATCAACAATATCATCTACTGTTATAACTCCAACAAGTCTATCCTCATGATCTACAACTGGCATAGTTGTCAAATCATATTTTCTAAATAATGCTGCTGTTTCTTCTTGGTCATCCTTTGTTAGTACACTTACAAAATTAGTATCCATCTCATCTTTTATATATGAATCATCATTAGATAAAATCAAAGTTTTTAATGATATTATTCCAACTAACTTTTTCTTACTGTCTGTTACAAAACAAATATCTGTTTCTTCTTTATCTATTGCAATTTTTCTATAATAATCTATTGCTTGCTTCACTGTGTAATTATCTTTAAAAGATATGTATTCCACAGTCATGACACTTCCAGCTGAATTTTCTGGATATTTCAACATCTGATTTATCAATTTTCTTTTATCATGAGATGTATTTTTTAATATCTTGTCCACAATATTTGCTGGCATCTCTTCTATGAAATCCACTGTATCATCAAGATACATATCTTCCATAATAAACTTTATCTCTTCATCTGTTATATTTTCAATAACTTCTTGTTGTTTTTCAGGAGATAAATAAGAAAAAACTTCTGATGAAAAATCCTTTGGCAATAACTTAAATATAATTAAGTCTTTCTCTTTGGGAAATTCCTCAAAAACATCTGCAACATCTATTGGATTTTCCTTAATTAAAATTTCTTTTAGTTCGGCTAATCTGTTTTGTTCTAATAATTGAATTATTTCTTCCAACTTTATCCCCTCCTTCATATTTTTTATATATTACTATTTTCCTTCATATCTTTGTATAAATTTTTCTTTAAATTCTTTAAATCTTTTTTCTTTTATTGCTTCTCTTGCATCTTTCATAAGTTTAATTAAAAAATATAGATTATGATAAGATGTTAAGCGAAGTCCTAAAACTTCTTGCACCTTTATTAAATGTCTTATATAAGCTCTTGAATAATTTTTACATACATAGCAATCACATTCTTCATCTAGTGGCTTTGTATCTTCTTTATATCTTTCACTTTTTATAACAAGTCTACCATCTTTTGTAAAAACTGTTCCATGTCTTGCAAGTCTAGTTGGTTGAACACAATCCATCATATCTATACCACTTTCAACTGCATTTAACATATCAACAGGTTCTCCAACTCCCATTAAATACCTAGGTTTTTCTTCTGGACATTTTTCTACAATATAGTCAAGTATTCTATACATATCTTCTCTTGGCTCTCCAACAGCAAGCCCACCTATTGCATAACCAGAAAAATTTTCATCCATTTCACTTAATTCATCTAAACTTTTTTGCCTTAAATCTTCATAGATTCCACCTTGAACTATTGCAAATAGCCCTTGAATATCTTTCTTTTGATGGGCTTCAACACATCTTTTTGCCCATCTTGTAGTTCTTTCTATTGATGGAATTATATATTCCCTTGTTGAAAGTCCTGGTGGACATTCATCAAAAAGCATTACTATATCAGAGCCCAAATTATTTTGTATCTGTATAGATTTTTCAGGAGATATGAAATGTTTAGAACCATCTATATGTGAGCTAAAATATACTCCTTCTTCTTTTATTTTTCTAAGTGAACCTAAGCTAAAAACTTGGAAACCTCCACTGTCAGTAAGAATTGGTCTATCCCAATTCATAAATTTATGTAAGCCTCCTAATCTAGCAATTAATTCATCATTTGGTCTTAAATAAAGATGATAGGTATTTCCTAAAATTATTTCACTACCTATATCAAGTAATTCTTCTTTTGACATGGTTTTTACAGTAGCTTGTGTTCCCACGGGCATAAAAACTGGAGTTTCTATCTCTCCATGAAGAGTCGTTATGACTCCTGCTCTTGCTTTTCCATCTTTATCTTCTACTTTATATGTAACTGGTAATTTCATTAATTCTCCACTCTCTAACGCTCAACAGAAATAACATCTTTTAATTTTAAAATATTATTTATTAAATAATCATATTCTGTTTTAGCTTTAATTTCTATTGATATTTTTACTTTCACTATTCTATCACCATCTTTTTTCACTTCATAAGAGTTTACAGAAGTTATATTAATTTTATGGTTAGCTATTAAATTGACAATTTCCATCAATATATTTGGTCTATCATTCAATACAACTGTGAAAGTAAAATTATATTTATTCATCTTAGTTTCTATTAAATTTTCATCCCACTTAACTAAAATTTCTCTACTAGGATCTTTTTCTACCATAGCATGAAAATTAGGACAATCTTTTCTATGTACTGTTATTCCTGTAAGTTTTGTAACAAAGCCTCCAATATCATCTCCTGGTAATGGAGTACAACACTTAGCAAATCTGATAAGTGTATTATTTATTCCATCTATAACTATTCCAAAGTCATTTTTACCTTCTTTCTTTTTTTCTTCCTTTTTCTTTAAGACTTCTTCAATAGTTAAAGTTGAGGCTGCTCTTTCTTTTTCTAAACTAGTTTTTATCTTAGTTATTAGTACATCAAGCCTACTTCTCTTTTCTCCAATATAGAAGTAAAACTCTTCTAAGTTAGGAATATTATTTTTTTCCATATGTTTTTTTAGTGTAAGGTCATTTTCAAGTTCTTTTAAAGTCATTCCTAATTTAGAAGCTTCTTTTTCTAAATTATCTTTACCAATTTTTGTTACGGTTTCTTTATTTTCATCTTTTAAAAACTTTCTAATTTTTCCCTTAGCACCATGAGTTACAACTATATCTAACCAATCTATACTTGGTCCTTTTGAGTTTTTAGAAGTTATGATTTCTACCTTATCTCCACTTTTTAACTTATGGTCAATAGTTACCATTCTTCCATTTACTTTGGCACCAACACATTTACAGCCTACTTGTGTATGTACCATAAATGCAAAATCTAATGCTGTTGCTCCAACTGGTAATTCTATAATATCTCCCTTAGGTGAAAAAGTAAAAACTGTACCTCTGTCTATATCTCCTGTTACACCCTCAATAAAATCTTCTGTTGAATCAGATTCATTTTGAAATTCTATGATATGTCTTAACCAACCATAGATATTATCATCTTTACTACTCTTTTTATTTTCCTTGTAGTTCCAGTGTGCTGCGATACCTTCTTCAGCTATATCATCCATATCCTTAGTTCTAATTTGAATTTCTATAAATTTTCCTAAAGGTCCAACTATCGTTGTATGTATAGACTGATAGTTATTTGATTTTGGTACTGCTATATAGTCTTTAAATCTCCCAGGTACTGGTGTATATTGACTATGGACTATACCTAAAACATGATAACAAGTAGCTTTATCTTCTACTATTACTCTAACTCCCATTAAGTCATAAATATCATCAAACTCCTTACCCTTCTGATACATCTTTTTATAAATACTATAAAAATGTTTAAATCTACCTTTTACTTCTGCTTTTATATCTAAATCAGATAAAGTTCTAATAATAGTTCTAATAAAGTTTTCAATATAGTCTTTTCTTTCTTCTTTTGTGTTATCTACCAATCTTTTTATTTCTAAAAATTCATCATGGTGTAGATAACTAAATGCAATATCTTCAAGCTCTGACTTAATCTTTGCCATACCTAATCTATGGGCAAGTGGTGCATAAATATCCAAAGTTTCCTTTGAAATAGATTGCTGTTTTTCAGGCTTCATAAATTTTAATGTTCTCATATTATGAAGTCTATCAGCCAGTTTTATAAGAATAACTCTTATATTTTCTGCCATTGCTAAAATCATTTTTCTTATATTTTCTGCTTGATTTTTAGTACCATTTGGCAAAGTTTTTAATTTTGTTACTCCATCAACAAGAGTAGCAACAGTATCCCCAAAATTATATTTTATATCTGCTATTGGAATCAATGTATCTTCTACAACATCATGTAATAAACCTGCTACAATGGTATCAGTATCCATTTTCATATCCATCAAAATTTTTGCAACTTCAACAGGGTGGATAATGTAATCATCCCCTGACTTTCTGTATTGTCCTTGGTGACTTTCTTCAGCAAAACCTAATGCTAATTTAATTTTATCAAAATCTAAATTTAGATGATTCGCTTTTGCTTTATCTAATAATTGTTCCCAATAGTTATTCATAATATACCTTCTCTCTAATTAATATTGCATTAATGTAATCATAGGATATTTATCTAATCTCTCTCTTCCTTTTAAGTCAACAAGCTCTATTAAAAATGCTAAACCTGCTACAACTCCTCCTAATTCTTCTACTAATTTTATTGTAGCTTCAACTGTTCCACCAGTTGCAAGTAAATCATCAACTACTAATACTTTTTGCCCAGGTTTTATTGAATCCTTATGTAAACATAATTTATTTGAACCATATTCTAAATCATAGGCATATTCAATTACTTCACGAGGTAATTTTCCTGGTTTTCTAACTGGGACAAAACCTACTCCTAAAGCATAAGACACAGGACAACCAAAAATAAAACCTCTTGCTTCTGGTCCAACAACTATATCAATATGATGGTCTTTTGCAAATTCAACAATTTTTTCTGTTGCATATTTATATGCTTCTCCATCATTCATAAGTGGTGTTATATCTCTAAATATTATCCCTTCTTTAGGGTAATTTTCTATTGATGCTACATAATTTTTTAAATCCATTTTTTCTCCTATCCTTATATTTTATTTCTTAAAATCTTTTTTAAATTTTCTAATTTTTGTTTATTATTTTCCTTTGTATACAATTTTTTTAAAAGTACATACTCATCTAAATTATCTTCATTATTAACAATATATTTCATTAAAATATCTTCTGCTTTTCTATATTCTTTTATATCTATTAAGAAATTAGCATATATTTTCACTATATCTTTATTCTTGTTTGAATATTTTTTATATGCTTTTTCAAAAATAGTATTAGAATATTTTATTGTATTATTAGATAAGCCTCCTACACTGGCTAAATCAATGTAAAAACTTTCATTATATTCCTCTAAAAATCTATCATTAGAACTTATCTTTAACAAAGATTTTTCTACTTCTGCTTCTTCATTTTCTAAAATAGCTACCCTAAAATTATTAAGGTTGTAGACAAAACTATTTCTATCTATAACCATAGGAATATATTTTTTCATTTCTGTTCTCTTATTTTGAAGATACAATAATTGTAATAAGTTTTTTAGAGAATTTTCATCATTAGGTTTTACTTCCAAAGCTTTTTTATAGTAATTTTCTGCTTCTTCATAATTTCCTAAATCAACATATAAATAAGCTATTTCATTTAATAAAACTACATTATTTTTATCTATTTCATAAGCTTTTTTATAATTTTCTAAGGCAGAAACCTTATCATTTTTTTGATATTCATTTAAACCCTTGATAAAATTATAATTTTTTTCTTTATTAGCACTCAAACAACCTGAAATTAAAATACTTAGTCCTAAAACTATCACTATCTTCTTATTCACAGTCATTTCTGCTCCCCCAATTTATTCTGTTATTTTTTCTTCTTTTTCTTTCACTAATTCTTCTGTGATATAACCACCTGAAACTATAAGTTTAAATGCCCATTCAACAGTCATATTAAGTGGATGAATATCTTCCCTTGGCACACATAATAAGAAACCAGAAGTTGGATTAGGTGCTGTTGGTACAAACACATTAACAATTTCTTTATCTTCTAAAAATTCTTTTAATGAAGTATTTTTATCTGCTGTTAAAAAACCAATAGCATATATTCCTTTTCTAGGAAATTCTACTGCCACAACTTTCTTATAGACACTTTCACCATTATCTGAATAAGCAATTTCTGTTATCTGTTTAACAGCTGAATACACAGTTTTTATAATTGGTATTCTTTCTAAAATATCTGTTGCTTTTTTTATAATCTTAGAGAAAAAAACTAATTTTGTCATATAACCAAGTAAAGTTATAGAAAAAAGTATTATTATAGCTGCTACTATATACACAAGTATTTGTATATAAAAAGCATCTGCTTTTTCTCCAAATCCAAAATAAACTAATTTTTTTAAGACTTTTATAATTGCAGTATTATTTATTATCCTAAATGCCAAATTAAAAAGCCAGTTAAAAATATAGTATGTTATTACAACTGGAAGTATCATTAATAAGCCAGTATAAAAATTTTTCTTTAATCTCATTCTTCTTCTTTTTCCTTTTCCAAAATCCTTATAAAGACTTTTGAAACTCTCATTTTATCTACTTCTAAAACTTTCAAATAAATATTATCTATTTGAACTTCATCTCCAACTTCACAAATTTTACCTGTGGTTGTAACTATAAGTCCACCTAGACTTTCATAGTCTTCTGATATAGGTAATTCTAACTCTAAGTCTTTATTAATTGTTTCTATATCAGTCATTGCATCTACTTCATATTCATTATCAGCTATCTTTTTAAAGAAACTTTCTTCCTCGTCATCATACTCATCTCTTATTTCACCAACAATTTCTTCTATCAAATCTTCTATTGTTACAAGTCCAACAACTCCACCATATTCATCTAAAACTATAGCTATATGAACTTTTAAACCTCTAAATTCTTTTAAGATTTCTATAATAGATTTTGTTTCAGGAACAAAATAAGCTGATCTTATAAATTGTTTAATAGGTAAATTTAATTCATTATTTTTTATATGTTCCATTAAATCCTTAACATATAAAATTCCTACTATATTATCAATAGTTTCTTCATAAATAGGTATTCTTGAAAAACCATTATCTATTATTTCATCCCAAACTTCATTTATTGTCTTAGTTGCTTCAAAAGCAAGCATTGAAGTTCTTGGTGTCATAACTTCTTTAGCACTGGTTTCTCCCAAAGTTACTATTGAATGTATCATTTCTTTTTCATCTTCTTCAATAATACCTTCAGCATTTCCAACATTTACAAAAGAAATTATATCTTCTTCTGTTATCATCAGCTGTGGACTTGTCATATCTACACCAAGTATTCTTCCTACAAGCCTTGATATAAATATCAAACAAGATACTGCTGGTGTTAGTATAATAGACAAAACATAAATTACTACTGAAACTTTTTCGGCTATTTTTGCACTATTATTCCTAGCCATAAGCTTTGGAGTTATCTCCCCAAAAATTAAAATTAATATAGTCATTATTGCAGTTGCCAATGCCACTGATGAACCTTTATTCCCAAAATAATTTACTATTACAACAGTTGCAATTGATGAAGCTAAGATATTAACTATATTATTACAAATTACTATACCTGTTAGCATAGCATTTGGCTCTTTTAGCCATTTTTTCATTACTGCATATTTCTTAGGATGTTTCTCTTCATCTAATTTTTCTAAATAATTAGATCTATAAGCTGACAATGCTGTCTCAGCTGCTGAAAAAAATCCTGATAATAAAATTAAAATTACCAATATCAACACATTCAGATACGTGTCCAATTAGTCATACACCTTCCTTGTTAAATCATCTTTATCCATAGTTAAAGTATGAAAATATACGAATTACATTCTAGATTTTAGAACAAAAATTAAATAGAATGAGCCGAGCAAATCTCGCTGTGTTTGAAGCTGATCTATCAGCAAGTTTAGCGAATTTCTTAGAAATTCTTAGCAATTTATTGCTTAGAGTTTTTTAGATGCGAATTCTTAATTTTTATTCGTTAAAAAATCTGGCTAGTAATGAGCAATTTTCATATAACTAGTTACT is a genomic window of Fusobacterium nucleatum containing:
- a CDS encoding DUF502 domain-containing protein, which encodes MRLKKNFYTGLLMILPVVITYYIFNWLFNLAFRIINNTAIIKVLKKLVYFGFGEKADAFYIQILVYIVAAIIILFSITLLGYMTKLVFFSKIIKKATDILERIPIIKTVYSAVKQITEIAYSDNGESVYKKVVAVEFPRKGIYAIGFLTADKNTSLKEFLEDKEIVNVFVPTAPNPTSGFLLCVPREDIHPLNMTVEWAFKLIVSGGYITEELVKEKEEKITE
- a CDS encoding hemolysin family protein, with the translated sequence MDTYLNVLILVILILLSGFFSAAETALSAYRSNYLEKLDEEKHPKKYAVMKKWLKEPNAMLTGIVICNNIVNILASSIATVVIVNYFGNKGSSVALATAIMTILILIFGEITPKLMARNNSAKIAEKVSVVIYVLSIILTPAVSCLIFISRLVGRILGVDMTSPQLMITEEDIISFVNVGNAEGIIEEDEKEMIHSIVTLGETSAKEVMTPRTSMLAFEATKTINEVWDEIIDNGFSRIPIYEETIDNIVGILYVKDLMEHIKNNELNLPIKQFIRSAYFVPETKSIIEILKEFRGLKVHIAIVLDEYGGVVGLVTIEDLIEEIVGEIRDEYDDEEESFFKKIADNEYEVDAMTDIETINKDLELELPISEDYESLGGLIVTTTGKICEVGDEVQIDNIYLKVLEVDKMRVSKVFIRILEKEKEEE
- a CDS encoding tetratricopeptide repeat protein, translated to MTVNKKIVIVLGLSILISGCLSANKEKNYNFIKGLNEYQKNDKVSALENYKKAYEIDKNNVVLLNEIAYLYVDLGNYEEAENYYKKALEVKPNDENSLKNLLQLLYLQNKRTEMKKYIPMVIDRNSFVYNLNNFRVAILENEEAEVEKSLLKISSNDRFLEEYNESFYIDLASVGGLSNNTIKYSNTIFEKAYKKYSNKNKDIVKIYANFLIDIKEYRKAEDILMKYIVNNEDNLDEYVLLKKLYTKENNKQKLENLKKILRNKI